One Coffea eugenioides isolate CCC68of chromosome 2, Ceug_1.0, whole genome shotgun sequence genomic window, GCCCCAAACCATCTTTAACTAATACCCACTTTCTTCACAAAATGGCAGTGAACATTTCTCTCTCGCTTTCTTTCTGCTTTCTCTTCATATCCTCTGCCTTTGCAGCTCCTAGACCTATACATACTCCTAAACCTGTTCGTACACCTCTTGAAGGTAATGGCTCAAATGCACTTTACATCATTATCAGTCCTCGTCTTAAGCTAATTTCTCTTCATACTTCTTTTCTGGCCTCCTCTAGTTGTAGATCTTTGCTGAATATGCATTCTTGAAATATTTGTTTGTCTTGACTCTGCGTGCATTTTggttaatggcatgttttctacTTCCATGTTTAACTTAATCTGCTTCTACATTATTGTCTTTCAGGACTTCTCCCAAATGGCAACTTTGAGGATCCAATAAAGCCATCTGACATCAAGAAAACAACGCTGATAGGAAAATATGCACTGCCCAAATGGGAGATCTCAGGCAAGGTTGAGTACATTCATGGAGGGCCACAACCAGGTGGGATGTACTTTGCAGTTGCACATGGTGTCCATGCAGTTAGGCTTGGGAATGACGCCTCAATTTCTCAGACAATTCCTGTAAAAATTGGAACCCTTTATGCACTCACATTTGGGGCTTCAAAAACTTGTGCTCAAAATGAGGTCTTGAGGGTTTCAGTGCCACCTCAAACAGGGGATCTTCCATTGCAGACTCTGTATAGCAGCAATGGTGGTGATACCTATGGTTTTGGTTTCATTCCCAACACTAATTATGCAAAGATTACCTTTCACAATCCTGGGATTCAAGAGGATCCTGCTTGCGGGCCACTTTTGGATGCTGTTGCCATCAAAGAACTTTCCCCACCTAAGCCCACAAGAGGTAAACTCACTGCTTTTTCCTGCATTGTTGTTGCTTTGTCCTTTTTCTTGCCAAACATTGCACATGGATTCACACGTTGGTCTtaatttaatgagatttctATGGCATTTTTCTCCGTTTATGTTTTTATGTGCGCAAATCTTAATCCCTGGTTTGGTTAAATCTCATCAGATAGTCATTGATTTTCGATAGCAGGCTAGTGCCAATAGTCTATAAGGAAAATCTTAACCAGAGATTTGTGAACCATCGCAAAACCCCAAGTTTTTTCAGCTCCAGATCTGTAAAAGTTTTTTCAGCTCCGGATCTGTAAAACTTTGTCACATTTTAAACGAATAGTCTTTTTCCAACTTTGTCCCATCTTAAACGAATAGTCTTTTTCCCACACGGTAATCTTATTCAGTGGGTAATGTAAAAACCTGAATGTTTTTGTGCTAGACCACTTTCCACATCTGTTTGACTATCCAGACAAGTAAGCTTTCATTAAGAAATTGCAATGTTGCgctaaattataattattttgtttggaATAGTTGGTTCTGAATGTAACTCTAGATTTCCAGCATTTTTCATTAAGAAATTGCAATGTTGCGCTAAATctgtttgataactcaatttaGCATTTAAACTGAATGAGTTtaaatcttaatatattcagttgcgtttaataataaaaaatagaacatttgaattaattaacattaaattttttagacaaaatttgatcccaaaaataaatgataaactattcacttattacttaatgtgatatacattTACATGTATGTACTTAACTATTTAATAACTTAATCGATTCAGATTTTAGACTGCAGATTTCAGTTTTCAGACATCAGTTTTATCGAACTGTACCCTTATAGTGGACAATACTCAAGAATCCCATTCAATGACTGCTTTGAGATCTTGGAAAGGGTCCTCTGTTTGGCCTACTGaactgggaaaaaaaaattttctagagcATAAAGAATACTGAAACTCgcttcaattttggttttggttcATCAGTTTCCAAAACAATCTAGATACGATAGTCTGTTTGTAATGGCATTATTGTTTTCTGATGACAATGCAGCGAACTTGGTTAAGAACGGTGATTTTGAGGAGGGTCCTTATCGGCTAATTAACTCTTCCCATGGTGTCCTCCTCCCTCCAAGCCAGGAAGACAGGACATCTCCACTTCCTGGATGGATTATCGAATCACTGAAGGCCGTCAAATTCATTGATGCCATGCATTTCAATGTCCCGAGTGGACGTGCAGCAATAGAACTTCTTGGAGGGAGGGAGAGTGTGATTGCACAGATTATTAGAACAGTGCCTAACAAGGAATACAATCTTACATTCAGCGTAGGGGATGGAAAGAATGGCTGCCATGGATCAATGATGGTTGAAGCATTTGCTGCAAGGTCTACATTGAAAGTTCCGTTTCAATCCGTAGGAAAGGGTCAGTACAAGACTGTTAGTTTCAAATTCACAGCCATTTCAGCCAGGACAAGATTAACTTTCTTCAGCTCTTTTTACCACACTAAGATTGATGACTACGGAGCTCTCTGCGGCCCTGTTCTTGATAATGTCAAGGCGGTCACTGCTAAATTTTGATCAATCATCATCAAGGTACAAAAAGGGAAGTGAGCGAGCACCTCTGTGCATTTAGTGGTCTTTTTGTGTTAATTTCCTCGCCACAGGATTGGATTTTGATTAGTTGTATGCAGCAACTCTGCAATTGCCTTTGACTATAAATATATTTCATCTAAAATGCCATGCCCTTCCTTGTTTGGCTTCTTAGTGCCTAGCATGAAATAGATGCCTATAGAAAGACTAAAGGGCAATTTCCTACTCGGTTGCAAGAGTTTCAGTGAAGATATTACTTGTATGATATCTCCAGAAGCTTGGATTTGATTTATTGGATTTCAAGAACCATAAATAAAGCATTTTTCAAGCTACGACGGCTCCATATTACGTTCCATCTAGCCTGTGAGCTTAACTGTTCTTTGGATCATTTCACAACATTACTAATCGTCAACTTTCCATAGACATGCTTATGGCTATATGTAGAGAAATAAACTGTTACTTTTTGTTTCATtgttatcacttctaatcaatATATAGCTTCTTAACAAGAAGATAAGTTGATCGAAGTCTGCAAACCTTGGAAAGATTAAGTTTGGATTACCTGTTTTTggaggtgtttttgaaaaattttactatagcagaatttttaaattatattttgagatattttcaaaaaatattttgaatatttaagagtagaaagtttctagaatatattttgagatattttttaaaattttaaaaaaatttaaactaatttttagattaccttttaaaatattttttaaaaatttttattgtatttgaaaaacactCCCATCCAAACAGAGTTTTAGTTACTAGTACCTAACAATCTTCATAGCTTTTCTCGGTCTTTTGTGCCCCATCCTTTGAGAACATGTGGTACCCAAACCATCTTAATTAACAATGGCTAATGGTGCCTAATGGAAAAACTTGAAAATGGCATAGTATATCATTGAATGGATAAAGCACCAGCGATACAATTGGGACCTAGGCTATAAACACTTGTCCTCGCAAGGAACAGAAGCACTAtatctgcaattttttttttcgagtcttgaactatatatatatgagaCTCCATGAGCTGTTACAGGTGATACACTAGACATGGTGCAGAAATATTAATGCAGTTGTCCAAAGATTGACAAAACAATGTGAGACAGATCAGTGAGCAATTACAGTTACAGCAGTAAAGGGCTGAGAAAAGCTAAAAGGCCAAGAATAATTCATAGCAATTGGCAGTAAAAAATCAAATACATAACCCCTTGCTGTCAGGAATGTGTTATCCTGCACACAAGTATTCTAGCATCCACTCGTAAATTATTTCCTTACCCATTTGACATTATCAACGTCAGTCTTCAAATTGTACATTCACGTAGGAAGATGTAATGTGTCTTATTCTCTAAGGCAAATATGCTTGTCATAAAGCACTTTTCCTGAGAACAATTTcttgaatcttgcaaataaaTGGTTGTTCAATGGCCATCCTGTAAAGTGCCCACAAGACACTTTTCCAGTAAAAATTCAGCATTAACCCAAGGATGGTATTTATCTGTATAAAGAATAAGGATTACAACAGTAAGATCTACAGTCTACCATGCGTGGCTTTTGAAcactttattttcctttcttattAGATGGAGAAAGTATATATGTCCTCTAGTTGCAGAGGGGGGGAAATGGACGTCACATGCTACATTAAGCAAACACTAAAGGAACCACAAAACCATCATCACTGCATACTTTTGACCAGTAAAAAGTTTCTGACTAAAGCAGTTATTGAACTTTCAAAGATCTAACCTTTTAATACCTCCCTACGTTTTCACCTGCTAGGTCCTCCCTCATATAATATTTTAGGGGCATTTATGCCACCATAGACAACAAATCTTTCAAGTTCTTTCTGTCtcttttatccttttctttccctttggCAGATCCCTCCACTCCCTAAACCCCCAACAAGAAGTCAGCACGTCCCCTTCACCGCTTATTGCACTATCTCCCAGTATTTTCCCCAGTACCCCCGACACCCTCGCCAAACATTcacacaccccccccccaaCCCCCCAAAAACAATAGCTCCCTAGCGCCCAAGGTACCTCCTTTAAATCATTAAAATCCCCCACTGCGTCCTGTTAAACACCATTATCACACGGTATCCGATCAGCACCCCCAAACATGCAAGAATGGAAAGCTATGGGAGGAGGCTGGCTTAGAGGAAAATGGAAAAGCAGGGTTGATGGGGTTGTAAGTTGTAAGATATGATGTAACAGAGGAGAGACGTGGAAGGGGGTAAAAAGACTGGGTAGCACAAAAGATGGGGATAGGAGAGGCAGCATAGGTCAAAAGGGGGCTGGAGGCGTTCTCTGATTGGAGATACCTGATGATGGGATAGTAGGATTGCAGGAAAagagcaagaaaaaggaaagaaagaaggggaaaaaggcaaaagaaaaagaaaaagaaggaaaaaaaaaagaaggaagaaggaaaagaggaGAAGTAATAGGTCTATAAACTTCTAATGAACTTTAAGGATCCTTCTAATGAACTTTAAACATCCTTAAGTTTTGTACAAAAAAGGACTTGGCAGCTCAAACTGATGGAAGTACTAGAAGTTTATGCTCTTTCGAGTTCAATGGGCAAATAAGACTAAGAATAGTTGAATGGACAAAAGAATACCCCATGACAAGCTTTTAGGTGCATCGAGGTTGTTTGCCCTCAAAAGCTCAACTGAAATTCTTGGAAGTTTTATCGTTTTGCAGGGCAAAAATTCCACTTTACATCACTATGAGAAAATTTTATGTCCCTATTTGACTCTGTATTCAGACCACAAAATAGTAAGTCTCAGATGATAGTAGCATACATCTCCTCTTGCCTCCTAAACTACATTTTGTCCCCTTTTAAACCCCCTTGAGCCAACCTTTTACCATGCAAAGATCAATATCCACTCCTTACAATTTCTACCGTCCAAACAGTTTCTGCCAATGAAAGGATAAGGGATGACTTTGGCTACAATTTATCACTGGCCAGACGTGGAGCAAACCCAACACTAATAGGGGGGCAACAGTGTGAACTAGATACAGGGTCCTTCCCTTTTTTGAAGCCTTTCTCCAACCCCTATGCGATATCTTCATCACCATTTTTTATCACCCAATATTGCTAGCCCCTATTCAAaagaatattaaaaaaaaggcTACAAATGTTCAATCTTCTAATACTGATGAGACAAAATAATAGCCCAGTGATAAATTATCTTCCTGCACAGTAGAACTTGGAATCTACCAGCCTAGATGTGCACATGTACTGGAAACCCCAATTTCTATCCTATAATTTGCAGTGTGGGAAAGTATGAAAGAGGCCCAAACTTAATGCAGACAAAACCATAAAAGTGTGCTAAATCGAAGGAAAGGATACTGAACAAAGATGTGCAATCCTTGCCAACCGCTTTCATCAGCATATCAACACCTACAAACGAATGAGGCATAAATCATTGCCAAAATTTGTGAACTCAACAAACTAAAACATAACAAAGAGTAAACATTTAAAGACAAACTAGCAGACTCGAATCATTTTTACATTAGATCCTTTACTTTCAGAACTACAGTTTTTATTGTAATCTTCCAAGTACCACATAAACTATAGAAATATCATTAATGCACATTAACCAACAAAAAGACGAGCCAGTCAATTCTCACAAGCTCTGATCAGAATCTACCGATTGATCAAAGTGAAGGAATTTGGCATGCCCATTAGGACAGCTGTGACTAGAAGAATGAAGTATAGAGCAACAATAAAACACTAGACAAATGAGCCCATGGTAGTTAATGTAGTACTCTGCCAAATGGACTACCTTAGGTATTAATAGGTTGTGTCTGGGCATCCTACGAAGGACAGGATTCGGTGGACTCAGGGCAAGAGGTACTACTATGTTGGTAGAAGTCAGAGATTAGATCAACATTTCAGTAACGTTATAAGAACATGATGGGCCTAGTGACTCAGTGCAAGAGGTACTGCTATGTTTGGTAGAACTTGGAGATTAGATCAACATTTCAGTAACATTATAAGAACTTGATGGGCCTAGTGCCATGGCAGAGCTTATGGTGCTTAGATAGATCCCCTCAAGTTCACATGTTGGGAGATAGTTCTATCAGCATATACAGGAGAAGTCTTGAGACACATGCTTGTCCAATACTTCACCTTCATCAAACAGACAATTTTTATCCACTGCTCAACTATTTCCATTCAAATAGGAGCTCACTACCACTAGAACTTACAGAGATCTGGCCCCCACTCAAAACAACCCAACTAAAGCACTCTTTCACTTAGAAAACTGTCATACCATCTTCATGCAGCATCGACAAATCCTCCAAAGGTCTCCACAAAAGAATCCATGAAGATTTGAGAGAATGTAATGGACTGGTCATATTTAGAATCCACACAAACAAACTGGCCTTTCCAAAAAATAACCATTTAACTTTAATTGAGTCTAACAAGGACGTTGATAGAAATAATTAACACATTGAAATTTAATCTTcaaccaaggaaaagaaacagaaaacgTCTTTTAGGTGAGAACACAGATTGCATGAATAAGAACTTAAAAGAAAAGGTGAGATTGAATTTCATAAACATGGGAGTAAAGATGCTGGACTCAGCTTTTCTATCACATTCATCAATTGAATAGGACACTTGTACTGGGCCTGACTGAAGCTCTATTTACAATTTTAAGTTCTTTTGCCTTTTTTACGTTACAAAAGTCGAAGTGTTGCTTAGCTTGAAGATACATTAATTTCCCCCTTAACATCAATATTAATAGTAATACTTTGTTCTCTTTCTATTTTAAAGTAATCATAGACTAGTAACATCATTATTGATAAATCTATCTCACAAAAATACTGCATCAGTTTACAACTTCTTGAATTCAAAATGAAACTAACAAGTTGCTCTTTGGTTGATAAAGCAGATGAGAAGCatttccccccccccctccccaaaAAAACCACTCCAAAATTGAGCACATAAACAAAGAAAAGCCATTAAAATGTAACCTTAACGATTAGTGTAAGTAATAACATCAAAAAGCTCATAGAAACTTTTAATCCTACCTCCTGGGTGAAATTTCATGTATGGAGCTATGTTGTAGACATGACCTTTAAGAACTGTCCACATGGAGTCCTCATTTTGGTGTTGTTTGACTTCATTCAACGAAACAAGTCTCCCGTTGGATTGTCCATTTAACCCTGAGAGGCAAAGATTTAATAACAATGACAGCTATACTTAATTATCTCCAAACATGAAACATGGAAATCAATCGCTTTCAGGTAATTTAAAGTTTGGCACAAGCAATGCCTATTCTGCTGTTTAGCATATAGCAACTGGGAGACCAccacaatttaaaaaaaaaacactattGTTTACAGTACTTTTGAACAGAGTCATAATGTCTGAAATCTGCTTTTTAAGGTAATCCAACCATATTTACACAAAACAAAGTATTAATCAGTTCCATGTATAAACTCAAGCAGCAGAATCGAATAGAAAGGCAG contains:
- the LOC113760640 gene encoding uncharacterized protein LOC113760640, producing MAVNISLSLSFCFLFISSAFAAPRPIHTPKPVRTPLEGLLPNGNFEDPIKPSDIKKTTLIGKYALPKWEISGKVEYIHGGPQPGGMYFAVAHGVHAVRLGNDASISQTIPVKIGTLYALTFGASKTCAQNEVLRVSVPPQTGDLPLQTLYSSNGGDTYGFGFIPNTNYAKITFHNPGIQEDPACGPLLDAVAIKELSPPKPTRANLVKNGDFEEGPYRLINSSHGVLLPPSQEDRTSPLPGWIIESLKAVKFIDAMHFNVPSGRAAIELLGGRESVIAQIIRTVPNKEYNLTFSVGDGKNGCHGSMMVEAFAARSTLKVPFQSVGKGQYKTVSFKFTAISARTRLTFFSSFYHTKIDDYGALCGPVLDNVKAVTAKF